The Mauremys reevesii isolate NIE-2019 linkage group 13, ASM1616193v1, whole genome shotgun sequence genome contains a region encoding:
- the CHMP4B gene encoding charged multivesicular body protein 4b, whose product MSGMLGKLFGTGGKGAGKGPTPQEAIQRLRDTEEMLSKKQEFLEKKIEQELVAARKHGTKNKRAALQALKRKKRYEKQLAQIDGTLSTIEFQREALENANTNTEVLKNMGLAAKAMKAAHDNMDIDKVDELMQDIAEQQELADEISTAISKPVGFGEDFDEDELMAELEELEQEELDKNLLEISGPETVPLPNVPSIAIPSKPAKKKEEEDDDDMKELEAWAGNM is encoded by the exons ATGTCGGGGATGCTGGGGAAGCTGTTCGGGACGGGCGGCAAGGGCGCCGGCAAGGGCCCGACCCCGCAGGAGGCCATCCAGCGGCTCCGCGACACCGAGGAGATGCTCAGCAAGAAGCAGGAGTTCCTGGAGAAGAAGATCGAGCAGGAGCTGGTGGCGGCCCGCAAGCACGGCACCAAGAACAAGCGGG CTGCTCTTCAAGCCCTAAAACGCAAGAAGAGGTACGAGAAGCAGCTGGCGCAGATAGATGGCACGTTATCAACAATTGAATTCCAGAGGGAAGCCCTTGAAAATGCCAATACCAATACTGAAGTGCTCAAGAATATGGGCCTGGCTGCTAAAGCTATGAAAGCTGCTCATGACAACAT GGATATCGATAAAGTAGACGAATTGATGCAGGATATTGCTGAACAGCAGGAGCTGGCAGATGAAATTTCAACAGCTATTTCAAAGCCTGTAGGATTTGGGGAAGACTTTGATGAG GATGAACTGATGGCAGAATTGGAGGAACTAGAACAGGAAGAACTAGACAAAAACCTGTTGGAGATCAGTGGTCCCGAGACAGTACCACTACCAAATGTGCCCTCAATAGCAATACCATCAAAGCCAG CCaagaagaaagaagaggaggATGACGATGACATGAAAGAGTTGGAAGCTTGGGCTGGAAACATGTAA